The Virgibacillus sp. MSP4-1 genome has a segment encoding these proteins:
- a CDS encoding YutD family protein: MLEFYGKQYEVLDNYRNGFQEDAVKERFSDILTKYDFIVGDWGYGQLRMRGFYDDQNPRASFDTKISTLEDYLYEYCNFGCAYFVMKKQDV, encoded by the coding sequence ATGTTAGAGTTTTATGGAAAACAATATGAAGTGCTGGATAATTACCGAAACGGTTTTCAGGAGGATGCCGTTAAGGAAAGGTTTAGTGATATTTTAACGAAGTATGATTTTATCGTAGGAGATTGGGGTTATGGACAGCTGAGAATGCGAGGCTTCTATGACGATCAAAATCCCAGGGCATCCTTTGATACGAAAATCTCCACGCTGGAAGATTATTTGTATGAATACTGTAACTTCGGATGTGCCTATTTTGTTATGAAAAAGCAGGATGTTTAA
- a CDS encoding YhcN/YlaJ family sporulation lipoprotein, translated as MKKAILYGGMSIFILFMSGCTTQEGADNGTLKGKTPDNMNTRTTEEKQNSQYGYVRYNEKQLNTDREQNFEPEIDREQMADMITKTLLQMPTVEEAATLITDSHTFIAYTPSDESEDTGHTTEQVKKTAMSFLPQWYNIYISTESHTFNDLQSLSNNTTTEDGPKRAVDELIKQMKEEAPEEGIHETENQM; from the coding sequence ATGAAAAAAGCCATTCTTTATGGTGGAATGAGTATCTTCATACTGTTTATGTCAGGATGTACCACGCAGGAGGGTGCTGACAATGGCACACTTAAAGGGAAAACACCTGATAATATGAATACACGAACAACTGAAGAAAAACAGAACTCCCAATATGGATATGTCCGTTATAATGAAAAACAATTGAATACAGATCGGGAACAGAATTTCGAGCCTGAAATCGATCGGGAGCAGATGGCTGATATGATTACGAAAACCTTACTGCAAATGCCAACTGTTGAAGAAGCAGCAACGTTAATCACAGACAGTCACACATTCATCGCCTATACTCCTTCTGATGAATCAGAAGATACCGGGCATACAACGGAACAAGTCAAAAAAACAGCGATGTCCTTCCTCCCTCAATGGTACAATATCTATATTTCAACCGAATCTCATACTTTTAATGATTTACAGAGTTTAAGTAACAATACAACAACAGAGGATGGACCCAAACGTGCTGTTGATGAATTAATTAAACAAATGAAAGAAGAAGCCCCTGAAGAGGGGATCCATGAAACAGAAAATCAAATGTAA
- a CDS encoding TIGR01457 family HAD-type hydrolase, giving the protein MKNYQGYLIDLDGTVYLGKERIPYAREFIHALNEKGLPHLFVTNNSSKRPDQVAKKLRDMDIPAETDQVFTTSMATAAFLSEKKPGASVYAIGEVGLLDALSDQRLELVDEDADFVVIGIDRDVTYEKLAKGCLNINNGAGFISTNADVTIPTERGFLPGNGSLTSVLEVATGQKPTFIGKPEAIIMEQALEKLGLPKEETLMVGDNYPTDISAGMNAGLDTLLVLTGVTKREDLKLVEKQPTYVIDHLKDWLDQMK; this is encoded by the coding sequence ATGAAAAATTATCAAGGCTATTTGATTGATTTAGATGGAACGGTATATCTTGGAAAAGAACGTATTCCCTATGCCCGGGAGTTTATACACGCCCTCAACGAGAAAGGGCTCCCACACTTATTTGTGACGAATAACTCCTCTAAACGCCCGGACCAGGTAGCAAAAAAATTACGGGATATGGATATTCCTGCTGAAACAGACCAGGTTTTCACAACAAGTATGGCTACAGCAGCATTTTTGTCTGAAAAGAAGCCGGGTGCCAGTGTTTATGCCATTGGAGAGGTTGGCCTGCTTGATGCACTTAGTGACCAGCGGCTCGAGCTTGTAGACGAAGACGCTGATTTTGTTGTGATTGGGATTGACAGGGATGTTACCTATGAAAAGCTGGCGAAGGGCTGTTTGAATATTAATAATGGCGCTGGTTTTATTTCAACAAATGCTGATGTAACGATCCCGACTGAACGAGGCTTTTTACCCGGAAATGGTTCACTGACTTCTGTATTAGAGGTTGCGACAGGGCAAAAACCAACATTTATAGGAAAACCTGAAGCCATTATTATGGAACAGGCCTTGGAAAAGCTTGGCCTTCCTAAAGAAGAAACACTAATGGTAGGGGATAATTATCCAACTGATATTTCAGCTGGAATGAATGCCGGCCTGGATACTTTGCTTGTATTAACAGGAGTGACGAAAAGAGAGGATTTAAAGCTTGTTGAAAAACAGCCAACTTATGTAATAGATCATCTTAAGGATTGGCTCGATCAAATGAAATAG
- a CDS encoding DUF3055 domain-containing protein codes for MTEERFFLYDEQEQADIRYVSFMGQDSRYDLAVITTDRYYGKKVVMDLQGSRFAIIGEDDLKEDGYLEHAFHLTEIEAEELREFLFEVL; via the coding sequence ATGACGGAAGAAAGATTCTTTTTATATGATGAACAGGAACAGGCGGATATCCGTTATGTCAGTTTTATGGGACAGGACAGCCGTTATGATCTCGCTGTTATTACAACAGACCGCTACTATGGGAAAAAAGTGGTCATGGATCTCCAGGGAAGTCGATTTGCCATAATTGGTGAGGATGATTTAAAAGAAGATGGATACTTAGAGCATGCCTTCCATTTAACCGAAATTGAAGCAGAAGAATTAAGGGAGTTCCTTTTTGAGGTTCTTTGA
- a CDS encoding DUF86 domain-containing protein, translating into MYFVDRDKIERTLLYTEVVLQQFQQNQYETFLEKMALERMAQMFIESVIDVGNMMIDGFIMRDPGSYEDIVDILVDEKVLPADEQDQYKEVFQLRKTLVRDYLNVDHERIEDVLKKNLNALSTFSERVRTYLENELGPVTAFTKSTDEQTDI; encoded by the coding sequence ATGTATTTTGTTGATCGGGATAAAATTGAACGGACGTTATTATATACGGAAGTGGTACTGCAGCAGTTTCAGCAAAATCAATATGAGACATTTTTGGAAAAGATGGCCCTGGAACGTATGGCCCAAATGTTTATAGAGTCGGTTATTGACGTGGGCAATATGATGATTGACGGGTTTATTATGCGTGATCCCGGCAGCTATGAGGACATTGTAGATATTCTGGTTGATGAAAAGGTTCTACCGGCTGATGAACAGGATCAATATAAAGAAGTATTTCAATTACGAAAAACACTGGTAAGAGATTATTTAAATGTGGATCATGAAAGGATAGAAGATGTACTTAAGAAGAATTTGAATGCTTTAAGCACGTTTAGTGAAAGGGTTCGTACATACCTGGAGAATGAACTAGGTCCTGTAACGGCCTTTACAAAATCTACGGATGAGCAAACCGACATATGA